The following proteins come from a genomic window of Salvia hispanica cultivar TCC Black 2014 chromosome 4, UniMelb_Shisp_WGS_1.0, whole genome shotgun sequence:
- the LOC125218304 gene encoding uncharacterized protein LOC125218304 isoform X3: MQQKWEEVAKIYKENQSAHTLKLTKLEDTAFHIAISCYNPKIPNHTHERCTKEMLTFMKECGSVSALVRRHNARGDTPLHLAAAVGWEAICIRIASEDPKLIEIRNSNGETPLFISAHHGNLQTFISLHGIYNHGKDKGDESLCRRKDGNTVLHSAISGEYFRLAYFILEHYKNLLNYVNVDGETPLHVLARKPNLFKSSSQLGYYESIIYHFVFVDNLKNQPIHNPKDTQTDDSSEENFPENYQTCMRIFRLLWDPISKSYKAGCLRSEREKSARTDPEVPPYMDHGVPIYESFLGGCSRFKKKNPPSTNETKVYESYPPNYTTCISIFKFGTKVVLTILGVGFLKIRKIHDKRVRHSHAMQIMDKMIEIEPSYKYDNNGQRPRHLPEEAFGNIPDIPPNAEEPHTTESNSPTTSSSAKDQQQNNGSNDKKDQNQSGDEKSKSVVKDTPLLVAAKMGIPEMVKKILNAVPVAIQDQDSEGKNVLMVAAEHRQTSVFDFLVQKKLPDYVFHHFDNEGNNILHLAAKLGEKQPWRIPGAALQMQWEIKWYKYVKSSAPAQCYNHPNTKGETPAQIFTQTHENLVKTGNEWLVKTSESCSVVAALIATVAFATSATVPGGLDQNQGFPIMRDRRAFDVFSIASLIALCLSITALVFFLAIITSRFEERDFKQDLPRKLLMGMSCLFSGIAAMLLSFCAGHTFILREKLRIAAVPIYAVAMLPVVLFAIGQLPLYFDILWAAYVKVPLRSYNIFHH; this comes from the exons ATGCAACAGAAGTGGGAAGAAGTGGCGAAGATATACAAGGAAAACCAAAGTGCTCACACTCTTAAGCTCACCAAATTAGAGGACACAGCTTTCCACATAGCCATTTCCTGTTACAATCCGAAAATCCCCAACCACACCCATGAAAGATGCACCAAGGAAATGTTAACCTTCATGAAGGAATGCGGATCAGTATCCGCGCTGGTGAGGAGGCATAATGCGAGAGGAGACACCCCTCTCCATCTTGCAGCTGCAGTTGGATGGGAGGCCATCTGTATAAGAATAGCTTCAGAGGATCCAAAGCTCATCGAGATCCGCAACAGTAATGGTGAGACTCCTTTGTTCATTTCAGCTCATCACGGCAACCTTCAGACGTTTATCTCTCTCCATGGCATCTACAACCATGGGAAGGATAAGGGTGATGAGTCGCTCTGTCGGAGGAAAGATGGAAATACGGTCCTGCATTCTGCAATTTCTGGGGAATACTTCA GATTAGCATACTTTATATTGGAGCACTACAAGAATCTACTCAATTATGTTAATGTTGATGGAGAAACTCCTCTTCATGTCTTGGCCAGAAAGCCTAACTTGTTCAAAAGCAGCTCACAGCTTGGATACTATGAATCAATTATCTACCATT ttgtatttgttgataatcTGAAGAACCAACCAATACATAATCCAAAGGACACCCAGACTGATGACTCAAGTGAAGAGAATTTCCCAGAAAATTACCAGACATGTATGAGAATCTTCCGTCTATTATGGGATCCAATTTCCAAGAGCTATAAAG CTGGTTGTTTAAGatcagagagagaaaaaagtgcTCGAACAGATCCAGAAGTTCCACCTTATATGGACCATGGAGTTCCAATATATGAGAGTTTCTTAG GTGGTTGTTCaagattcaagaaaaaaaatccccCTTCTACTAATGAAA CCAAAGTTTATGAATCCTATCCTCCCAATTACACTACTTGCATTtcgattttcaaatttggcaCGAAGGTCGTCCTAACAATTCTTGGAGTTG GATTCTTGAAGATAAGAAAGATTCATGACAAGAGAGTTCGGCActctcatgcgatgcaaatcATGGACAAAATGATCGAGATTGAACCAAGTTACAAATACGACAACAATGGCCAGCGCCCAAGGCATCTCCCAGAAGAAGCATTCGGTAACATCCCCGATATCCCTCCCAATGCTGAAGAACCCCACACTACAGAATCCAACAGCCCAACCACCAGTTCGTCAGCTAAAGATCAGCAGCAAAACAATGGTAGTAATGATAAGAAAGATCAAAACCAATCAG GAGACGAGAAGTCTAAAAGTGTAGTGAAGGATACCCCACTGTTAGTAGCAGCTAAAATGGGAATCCCAGAAATGGTGAAGAAGATACTTAACGCAGTGCCTGTAGCCATCCAAGATCAAGACTCGGAAGGGAAGAATGTGCTGATGGTGGCAGCAGAGCACAGGCAAACCAgtgtttttgattttttggtgCAGAAAAAGCTCCCAGATTATGTGTTTCATCACTTTGATAATGAAGGAAACAACATACTTCACCTCGCTGCAAAGCTCGGAGAGAAGCAGCCATGGCGCATTCCCGGTGCTGCTTTGCAGATGCAATGGGAGATCAAATGGTACAAG TATGTGAAGAGCTCAGCTCCAGCACAGTGTTACAATCACCCCAACACAAAGGGTGAGACTCCAGCCCAGATTTTCACACAAACACACGAAAATTTAGTCAAGACAGGAAACGAGTGGCTGGTAAAAACCTCGGAATCCTGCTCCGTCGTGGCGGCTCTCATCGCCACGGTCGCATTCGCCACCTCCGCCACAGTCCCCGGTGGGCTGGACCAAAACCAAGGCTTCCCTATCATGAGAGACCGCAGAGCCTTCGACGTCTTCTCTATCGCTTCACTGATCGCGCTCTGCCTATCCATCACGGccctcgtcttcttcctcGCGATCATCACTTCCCGGTTCGAGGAGCGCGATTTCAAGCAGGACCTGCCGAGGAAGCTGCTGATGGGGATGAGCTGTCTGTTCTCGGGCATAGCGGCGATGCTGCTGTCGTTCTGCGCGGGGCATACTTTCATACTGAGGGAGAAGCTGAGGATAGCGGCGGTGCCTATATACGCGGTGGCGATGCTACCGGTCGTGCTCTTCGCCATCGGGCAGTTGCCGTTATACTTCGATATTCTCTGGGCTGCCTATGTCAAAGTGCCGCTGCGCAGCTACAACATCTTCCATCACTAG
- the LOC125218304 gene encoding uncharacterized protein LOC125218304 isoform X1: MPASYYHGHHMLDEMPKRPNASVHLIILDLMMQADMSFSREKKMSDQESLRDDLFKLTMQQKWEEVAKIYKENQSAHTLKLTKLEDTAFHIAISCYNPKIPNHTHERCTKEMLTFMKECGSVSALVRRHNARGDTPLHLAAAVGWEAICIRIASEDPKLIEIRNSNGETPLFISAHHGNLQTFISLHGIYNHGKDKGDESLCRRKDGNTVLHSAISGEYFRLAYFILEHYKNLLNYVNVDGETPLHVLARKPNLFKSSSQLGYYESIIYHFVFVDNLKNQPIHNPKDTQTDDSSEENFPENYQTCMRIFRLLWDPISKSYKAGCLRSEREKSARTDPEVPPYMDHGVPIYESFLGGCSRFKKKNPPSTNETKVYESYPPNYTTCISIFKFGTKVVLTILGVGFLKIRKIHDKRVRHSHAMQIMDKMIEIEPSYKYDNNGQRPRHLPEEAFGNIPDIPPNAEEPHTTESNSPTTSSSAKDQQQNNGSNDKKDQNQSGDEKSKSVVKDTPLLVAAKMGIPEMVKKILNAVPVAIQDQDSEGKNVLMVAAEHRQTSVFDFLVQKKLPDYVFHHFDNEGNNILHLAAKLGEKQPWRIPGAALQMQWEIKWYKYVKSSAPAQCYNHPNTKGETPAQIFTQTHENLVKTGNEWLVKTSESCSVVAALIATVAFATSATVPGGLDQNQGFPIMRDRRAFDVFSIASLIALCLSITALVFFLAIITSRFEERDFKQDLPRKLLMGMSCLFSGIAAMLLSFCAGHTFILREKLRIAAVPIYAVAMLPVVLFAIGQLPLYFDILWAAYVKVPLRSYNIFHH, encoded by the exons ATGCCCGCCTCATATTACCATGGGCACCACATGCTCGACGAAATGCCGAAGCGACCAAATGCCTCTGTTCACCTTATCATTCTCGATCTCATGATGCAGGCTGACATGTCTTTCTCAAG agagaaaaaaatgagtgaTCAAGAAAGCTTACGTGATGATCTGTTTAAGCTCACCATGCAACAGAAGTGGGAAGAAGTGGCGAAGATATACAAGGAAAACCAAAGTGCTCACACTCTTAAGCTCACCAAATTAGAGGACACAGCTTTCCACATAGCCATTTCCTGTTACAATCCGAAAATCCCCAACCACACCCATGAAAGATGCACCAAGGAAATGTTAACCTTCATGAAGGAATGCGGATCAGTATCCGCGCTGGTGAGGAGGCATAATGCGAGAGGAGACACCCCTCTCCATCTTGCAGCTGCAGTTGGATGGGAGGCCATCTGTATAAGAATAGCTTCAGAGGATCCAAAGCTCATCGAGATCCGCAACAGTAATGGTGAGACTCCTTTGTTCATTTCAGCTCATCACGGCAACCTTCAGACGTTTATCTCTCTCCATGGCATCTACAACCATGGGAAGGATAAGGGTGATGAGTCGCTCTGTCGGAGGAAAGATGGAAATACGGTCCTGCATTCTGCAATTTCTGGGGAATACTTCA GATTAGCATACTTTATATTGGAGCACTACAAGAATCTACTCAATTATGTTAATGTTGATGGAGAAACTCCTCTTCATGTCTTGGCCAGAAAGCCTAACTTGTTCAAAAGCAGCTCACAGCTTGGATACTATGAATCAATTATCTACCATT ttgtatttgttgataatcTGAAGAACCAACCAATACATAATCCAAAGGACACCCAGACTGATGACTCAAGTGAAGAGAATTTCCCAGAAAATTACCAGACATGTATGAGAATCTTCCGTCTATTATGGGATCCAATTTCCAAGAGCTATAAAG CTGGTTGTTTAAGatcagagagagaaaaaagtgcTCGAACAGATCCAGAAGTTCCACCTTATATGGACCATGGAGTTCCAATATATGAGAGTTTCTTAG GTGGTTGTTCaagattcaagaaaaaaaatccccCTTCTACTAATGAAA CCAAAGTTTATGAATCCTATCCTCCCAATTACACTACTTGCATTtcgattttcaaatttggcaCGAAGGTCGTCCTAACAATTCTTGGAGTTG GATTCTTGAAGATAAGAAAGATTCATGACAAGAGAGTTCGGCActctcatgcgatgcaaatcATGGACAAAATGATCGAGATTGAACCAAGTTACAAATACGACAACAATGGCCAGCGCCCAAGGCATCTCCCAGAAGAAGCATTCGGTAACATCCCCGATATCCCTCCCAATGCTGAAGAACCCCACACTACAGAATCCAACAGCCCAACCACCAGTTCGTCAGCTAAAGATCAGCAGCAAAACAATGGTAGTAATGATAAGAAAGATCAAAACCAATCAG GAGACGAGAAGTCTAAAAGTGTAGTGAAGGATACCCCACTGTTAGTAGCAGCTAAAATGGGAATCCCAGAAATGGTGAAGAAGATACTTAACGCAGTGCCTGTAGCCATCCAAGATCAAGACTCGGAAGGGAAGAATGTGCTGATGGTGGCAGCAGAGCACAGGCAAACCAgtgtttttgattttttggtgCAGAAAAAGCTCCCAGATTATGTGTTTCATCACTTTGATAATGAAGGAAACAACATACTTCACCTCGCTGCAAAGCTCGGAGAGAAGCAGCCATGGCGCATTCCCGGTGCTGCTTTGCAGATGCAATGGGAGATCAAATGGTACAAG TATGTGAAGAGCTCAGCTCCAGCACAGTGTTACAATCACCCCAACACAAAGGGTGAGACTCCAGCCCAGATTTTCACACAAACACACGAAAATTTAGTCAAGACAGGAAACGAGTGGCTGGTAAAAACCTCGGAATCCTGCTCCGTCGTGGCGGCTCTCATCGCCACGGTCGCATTCGCCACCTCCGCCACAGTCCCCGGTGGGCTGGACCAAAACCAAGGCTTCCCTATCATGAGAGACCGCAGAGCCTTCGACGTCTTCTCTATCGCTTCACTGATCGCGCTCTGCCTATCCATCACGGccctcgtcttcttcctcGCGATCATCACTTCCCGGTTCGAGGAGCGCGATTTCAAGCAGGACCTGCCGAGGAAGCTGCTGATGGGGATGAGCTGTCTGTTCTCGGGCATAGCGGCGATGCTGCTGTCGTTCTGCGCGGGGCATACTTTCATACTGAGGGAGAAGCTGAGGATAGCGGCGGTGCCTATATACGCGGTGGCGATGCTACCGGTCGTGCTCTTCGCCATCGGGCAGTTGCCGTTATACTTCGATATTCTCTGGGCTGCCTATGTCAAAGTGCCGCTGCGCAGCTACAACATCTTCCATCACTAG
- the LOC125218304 gene encoding uncharacterized protein LOC125218304 isoform X4, whose product MLTFMKECGSVSALVRRHNARGDTPLHLAAAVGWEAICIRIASEDPKLIEIRNSNGETPLFISAHHGNLQTFISLHGIYNHGKDKGDESLCRRKDGNTVLHSAISGEYFRLAYFILEHYKNLLNYVNVDGETPLHVLARKPNLFKSSSQLGYYESIIYHFVFVDNLKNQPIHNPKDTQTDDSSEENFPENYQTCMRIFRLLWDPISKSYKAGCLRSEREKSARTDPEVPPYMDHGVPIYESFLGGCSRFKKKNPPSTNETKVYESYPPNYTTCISIFKFGTKVVLTILGVGFLKIRKIHDKRVRHSHAMQIMDKMIEIEPSYKYDNNGQRPRHLPEEAFGNIPDIPPNAEEPHTTESNSPTTSSSAKDQQQNNGSNDKKDQNQSGDEKSKSVVKDTPLLVAAKMGIPEMVKKILNAVPVAIQDQDSEGKNVLMVAAEHRQTSVFDFLVQKKLPDYVFHHFDNEGNNILHLAAKLGEKQPWRIPGAALQMQWEIKWYKYVKSSAPAQCYNHPNTKGETPAQIFTQTHENLVKTGNEWLVKTSESCSVVAALIATVAFATSATVPGGLDQNQGFPIMRDRRAFDVFSIASLIALCLSITALVFFLAIITSRFEERDFKQDLPRKLLMGMSCLFSGIAAMLLSFCAGHTFILREKLRIAAVPIYAVAMLPVVLFAIGQLPLYFDILWAAYVKVPLRSYNIFHH is encoded by the exons ATGTTAACCTTCATGAAGGAATGCGGATCAGTATCCGCGCTGGTGAGGAGGCATAATGCGAGAGGAGACACCCCTCTCCATCTTGCAGCTGCAGTTGGATGGGAGGCCATCTGTATAAGAATAGCTTCAGAGGATCCAAAGCTCATCGAGATCCGCAACAGTAATGGTGAGACTCCTTTGTTCATTTCAGCTCATCACGGCAACCTTCAGACGTTTATCTCTCTCCATGGCATCTACAACCATGGGAAGGATAAGGGTGATGAGTCGCTCTGTCGGAGGAAAGATGGAAATACGGTCCTGCATTCTGCAATTTCTGGGGAATACTTCA GATTAGCATACTTTATATTGGAGCACTACAAGAATCTACTCAATTATGTTAATGTTGATGGAGAAACTCCTCTTCATGTCTTGGCCAGAAAGCCTAACTTGTTCAAAAGCAGCTCACAGCTTGGATACTATGAATCAATTATCTACCATT ttgtatttgttgataatcTGAAGAACCAACCAATACATAATCCAAAGGACACCCAGACTGATGACTCAAGTGAAGAGAATTTCCCAGAAAATTACCAGACATGTATGAGAATCTTCCGTCTATTATGGGATCCAATTTCCAAGAGCTATAAAG CTGGTTGTTTAAGatcagagagagaaaaaagtgcTCGAACAGATCCAGAAGTTCCACCTTATATGGACCATGGAGTTCCAATATATGAGAGTTTCTTAG GTGGTTGTTCaagattcaagaaaaaaaatccccCTTCTACTAATGAAA CCAAAGTTTATGAATCCTATCCTCCCAATTACACTACTTGCATTtcgattttcaaatttggcaCGAAGGTCGTCCTAACAATTCTTGGAGTTG GATTCTTGAAGATAAGAAAGATTCATGACAAGAGAGTTCGGCActctcatgcgatgcaaatcATGGACAAAATGATCGAGATTGAACCAAGTTACAAATACGACAACAATGGCCAGCGCCCAAGGCATCTCCCAGAAGAAGCATTCGGTAACATCCCCGATATCCCTCCCAATGCTGAAGAACCCCACACTACAGAATCCAACAGCCCAACCACCAGTTCGTCAGCTAAAGATCAGCAGCAAAACAATGGTAGTAATGATAAGAAAGATCAAAACCAATCAG GAGACGAGAAGTCTAAAAGTGTAGTGAAGGATACCCCACTGTTAGTAGCAGCTAAAATGGGAATCCCAGAAATGGTGAAGAAGATACTTAACGCAGTGCCTGTAGCCATCCAAGATCAAGACTCGGAAGGGAAGAATGTGCTGATGGTGGCAGCAGAGCACAGGCAAACCAgtgtttttgattttttggtgCAGAAAAAGCTCCCAGATTATGTGTTTCATCACTTTGATAATGAAGGAAACAACATACTTCACCTCGCTGCAAAGCTCGGAGAGAAGCAGCCATGGCGCATTCCCGGTGCTGCTTTGCAGATGCAATGGGAGATCAAATGGTACAAG TATGTGAAGAGCTCAGCTCCAGCACAGTGTTACAATCACCCCAACACAAAGGGTGAGACTCCAGCCCAGATTTTCACACAAACACACGAAAATTTAGTCAAGACAGGAAACGAGTGGCTGGTAAAAACCTCGGAATCCTGCTCCGTCGTGGCGGCTCTCATCGCCACGGTCGCATTCGCCACCTCCGCCACAGTCCCCGGTGGGCTGGACCAAAACCAAGGCTTCCCTATCATGAGAGACCGCAGAGCCTTCGACGTCTTCTCTATCGCTTCACTGATCGCGCTCTGCCTATCCATCACGGccctcgtcttcttcctcGCGATCATCACTTCCCGGTTCGAGGAGCGCGATTTCAAGCAGGACCTGCCGAGGAAGCTGCTGATGGGGATGAGCTGTCTGTTCTCGGGCATAGCGGCGATGCTGCTGTCGTTCTGCGCGGGGCATACTTTCATACTGAGGGAGAAGCTGAGGATAGCGGCGGTGCCTATATACGCGGTGGCGATGCTACCGGTCGTGCTCTTCGCCATCGGGCAGTTGCCGTTATACTTCGATATTCTCTGGGCTGCCTATGTCAAAGTGCCGCTGCGCAGCTACAACATCTTCCATCACTAG
- the LOC125218304 gene encoding uncharacterized protein LOC125218304 isoform X5, with product MPASYYHGHHMLDEMPKRPNASVHLIILDLMMQADMSFSREKKMSDQESLRDDLFKLTMQQKWEEVAKIYKENQSAHTLKLTKLEDTAFHIAISCYNPKIPNHTHERCTKEMLTFMKECGSVSALVRRHNARGDTPLHLAAAVGWEAICIRIASEDPKLIEIRNSNGETPLFISAHHGNLQTFISLHGIYNHGKDKGDESLCRRKDGNTVLHSAISGEYFRLAYFILEHYKNLLNYVNVDGETPLHVLARKPNLFKSSSQLGYYESIIYHFVFVDNLKNQPIHNPKDTQTDDSSEENFPENYQTCMRIFRLLWDPISKSYKAGCLRSEREKSARTDPEVPPYMDHGVPIYESFLGGCSRFKKKNPPSTNETKVYESYPPNYTTCISIFKFGTKVVLTILGVGFLKIRKIHDKRVRHSHAMQIMDKMIEIEPSYKYDNNGQRPRHLPEEAFGNIPDIPPNAEEPHTTESNSPTTSSSAKDQQQNNGSNDKKDQNQSGDEKSKSVVKDTPLLVAAKMGIPEMVKKILNAVPVAIQDQDSEGKNVLMVAAEHRQTSVFDFLVQKKLPDYVFHHFDNEGNNILHLAAKLGEKQPWRIPGAALQMQWEIKCM from the exons ATGCCCGCCTCATATTACCATGGGCACCACATGCTCGACGAAATGCCGAAGCGACCAAATGCCTCTGTTCACCTTATCATTCTCGATCTCATGATGCAGGCTGACATGTCTTTCTCAAG agagaaaaaaatgagtgaTCAAGAAAGCTTACGTGATGATCTGTTTAAGCTCACCATGCAACAGAAGTGGGAAGAAGTGGCGAAGATATACAAGGAAAACCAAAGTGCTCACACTCTTAAGCTCACCAAATTAGAGGACACAGCTTTCCACATAGCCATTTCCTGTTACAATCCGAAAATCCCCAACCACACCCATGAAAGATGCACCAAGGAAATGTTAACCTTCATGAAGGAATGCGGATCAGTATCCGCGCTGGTGAGGAGGCATAATGCGAGAGGAGACACCCCTCTCCATCTTGCAGCTGCAGTTGGATGGGAGGCCATCTGTATAAGAATAGCTTCAGAGGATCCAAAGCTCATCGAGATCCGCAACAGTAATGGTGAGACTCCTTTGTTCATTTCAGCTCATCACGGCAACCTTCAGACGTTTATCTCTCTCCATGGCATCTACAACCATGGGAAGGATAAGGGTGATGAGTCGCTCTGTCGGAGGAAAGATGGAAATACGGTCCTGCATTCTGCAATTTCTGGGGAATACTTCA GATTAGCATACTTTATATTGGAGCACTACAAGAATCTACTCAATTATGTTAATGTTGATGGAGAAACTCCTCTTCATGTCTTGGCCAGAAAGCCTAACTTGTTCAAAAGCAGCTCACAGCTTGGATACTATGAATCAATTATCTACCATT ttgtatttgttgataatcTGAAGAACCAACCAATACATAATCCAAAGGACACCCAGACTGATGACTCAAGTGAAGAGAATTTCCCAGAAAATTACCAGACATGTATGAGAATCTTCCGTCTATTATGGGATCCAATTTCCAAGAGCTATAAAG CTGGTTGTTTAAGatcagagagagaaaaaagtgcTCGAACAGATCCAGAAGTTCCACCTTATATGGACCATGGAGTTCCAATATATGAGAGTTTCTTAG GTGGTTGTTCaagattcaagaaaaaaaatccccCTTCTACTAATGAAA CCAAAGTTTATGAATCCTATCCTCCCAATTACACTACTTGCATTtcgattttcaaatttggcaCGAAGGTCGTCCTAACAATTCTTGGAGTTG GATTCTTGAAGATAAGAAAGATTCATGACAAGAGAGTTCGGCActctcatgcgatgcaaatcATGGACAAAATGATCGAGATTGAACCAAGTTACAAATACGACAACAATGGCCAGCGCCCAAGGCATCTCCCAGAAGAAGCATTCGGTAACATCCCCGATATCCCTCCCAATGCTGAAGAACCCCACACTACAGAATCCAACAGCCCAACCACCAGTTCGTCAGCTAAAGATCAGCAGCAAAACAATGGTAGTAATGATAAGAAAGATCAAAACCAATCAG GAGACGAGAAGTCTAAAAGTGTAGTGAAGGATACCCCACTGTTAGTAGCAGCTAAAATGGGAATCCCAGAAATGGTGAAGAAGATACTTAACGCAGTGCCTGTAGCCATCCAAGATCAAGACTCGGAAGGGAAGAATGTGCTGATGGTGGCAGCAGAGCACAGGCAAACCAgtgtttttgattttttggtgCAGAAAAAGCTCCCAGATTATGTGTTTCATCACTTTGATAATGAAGGAAACAACATACTTCACCTCGCTGCAAAGCTCGGAGAGAAGCAGCCATGGCGCATTCCCGGTGCTGCTTTGCAGATGCAATGGGAGATCAAATG TATGTGA
- the LOC125218304 gene encoding uncharacterized protein LOC125218304 isoform X2, giving the protein MSDQESLRDDLFKLTMQQKWEEVAKIYKENQSAHTLKLTKLEDTAFHIAISCYNPKIPNHTHERCTKEMLTFMKECGSVSALVRRHNARGDTPLHLAAAVGWEAICIRIASEDPKLIEIRNSNGETPLFISAHHGNLQTFISLHGIYNHGKDKGDESLCRRKDGNTVLHSAISGEYFRLAYFILEHYKNLLNYVNVDGETPLHVLARKPNLFKSSSQLGYYESIIYHFVFVDNLKNQPIHNPKDTQTDDSSEENFPENYQTCMRIFRLLWDPISKSYKAGCLRSEREKSARTDPEVPPYMDHGVPIYESFLGGCSRFKKKNPPSTNETKVYESYPPNYTTCISIFKFGTKVVLTILGVGFLKIRKIHDKRVRHSHAMQIMDKMIEIEPSYKYDNNGQRPRHLPEEAFGNIPDIPPNAEEPHTTESNSPTTSSSAKDQQQNNGSNDKKDQNQSGDEKSKSVVKDTPLLVAAKMGIPEMVKKILNAVPVAIQDQDSEGKNVLMVAAEHRQTSVFDFLVQKKLPDYVFHHFDNEGNNILHLAAKLGEKQPWRIPGAALQMQWEIKWYKYVKSSAPAQCYNHPNTKGETPAQIFTQTHENLVKTGNEWLVKTSESCSVVAALIATVAFATSATVPGGLDQNQGFPIMRDRRAFDVFSIASLIALCLSITALVFFLAIITSRFEERDFKQDLPRKLLMGMSCLFSGIAAMLLSFCAGHTFILREKLRIAAVPIYAVAMLPVVLFAIGQLPLYFDILWAAYVKVPLRSYNIFHH; this is encoded by the exons atgagtgaTCAAGAAAGCTTACGTGATGATCTGTTTAAGCTCACCATGCAACAGAAGTGGGAAGAAGTGGCGAAGATATACAAGGAAAACCAAAGTGCTCACACTCTTAAGCTCACCAAATTAGAGGACACAGCTTTCCACATAGCCATTTCCTGTTACAATCCGAAAATCCCCAACCACACCCATGAAAGATGCACCAAGGAAATGTTAACCTTCATGAAGGAATGCGGATCAGTATCCGCGCTGGTGAGGAGGCATAATGCGAGAGGAGACACCCCTCTCCATCTTGCAGCTGCAGTTGGATGGGAGGCCATCTGTATAAGAATAGCTTCAGAGGATCCAAAGCTCATCGAGATCCGCAACAGTAATGGTGAGACTCCTTTGTTCATTTCAGCTCATCACGGCAACCTTCAGACGTTTATCTCTCTCCATGGCATCTACAACCATGGGAAGGATAAGGGTGATGAGTCGCTCTGTCGGAGGAAAGATGGAAATACGGTCCTGCATTCTGCAATTTCTGGGGAATACTTCA GATTAGCATACTTTATATTGGAGCACTACAAGAATCTACTCAATTATGTTAATGTTGATGGAGAAACTCCTCTTCATGTCTTGGCCAGAAAGCCTAACTTGTTCAAAAGCAGCTCACAGCTTGGATACTATGAATCAATTATCTACCATT ttgtatttgttgataatcTGAAGAACCAACCAATACATAATCCAAAGGACACCCAGACTGATGACTCAAGTGAAGAGAATTTCCCAGAAAATTACCAGACATGTATGAGAATCTTCCGTCTATTATGGGATCCAATTTCCAAGAGCTATAAAG CTGGTTGTTTAAGatcagagagagaaaaaagtgcTCGAACAGATCCAGAAGTTCCACCTTATATGGACCATGGAGTTCCAATATATGAGAGTTTCTTAG GTGGTTGTTCaagattcaagaaaaaaaatccccCTTCTACTAATGAAA CCAAAGTTTATGAATCCTATCCTCCCAATTACACTACTTGCATTtcgattttcaaatttggcaCGAAGGTCGTCCTAACAATTCTTGGAGTTG GATTCTTGAAGATAAGAAAGATTCATGACAAGAGAGTTCGGCActctcatgcgatgcaaatcATGGACAAAATGATCGAGATTGAACCAAGTTACAAATACGACAACAATGGCCAGCGCCCAAGGCATCTCCCAGAAGAAGCATTCGGTAACATCCCCGATATCCCTCCCAATGCTGAAGAACCCCACACTACAGAATCCAACAGCCCAACCACCAGTTCGTCAGCTAAAGATCAGCAGCAAAACAATGGTAGTAATGATAAGAAAGATCAAAACCAATCAG GAGACGAGAAGTCTAAAAGTGTAGTGAAGGATACCCCACTGTTAGTAGCAGCTAAAATGGGAATCCCAGAAATGGTGAAGAAGATACTTAACGCAGTGCCTGTAGCCATCCAAGATCAAGACTCGGAAGGGAAGAATGTGCTGATGGTGGCAGCAGAGCACAGGCAAACCAgtgtttttgattttttggtgCAGAAAAAGCTCCCAGATTATGTGTTTCATCACTTTGATAATGAAGGAAACAACATACTTCACCTCGCTGCAAAGCTCGGAGAGAAGCAGCCATGGCGCATTCCCGGTGCTGCTTTGCAGATGCAATGGGAGATCAAATGGTACAAG TATGTGAAGAGCTCAGCTCCAGCACAGTGTTACAATCACCCCAACACAAAGGGTGAGACTCCAGCCCAGATTTTCACACAAACACACGAAAATTTAGTCAAGACAGGAAACGAGTGGCTGGTAAAAACCTCGGAATCCTGCTCCGTCGTGGCGGCTCTCATCGCCACGGTCGCATTCGCCACCTCCGCCACAGTCCCCGGTGGGCTGGACCAAAACCAAGGCTTCCCTATCATGAGAGACCGCAGAGCCTTCGACGTCTTCTCTATCGCTTCACTGATCGCGCTCTGCCTATCCATCACGGccctcgtcttcttcctcGCGATCATCACTTCCCGGTTCGAGGAGCGCGATTTCAAGCAGGACCTGCCGAGGAAGCTGCTGATGGGGATGAGCTGTCTGTTCTCGGGCATAGCGGCGATGCTGCTGTCGTTCTGCGCGGGGCATACTTTCATACTGAGGGAGAAGCTGAGGATAGCGGCGGTGCCTATATACGCGGTGGCGATGCTACCGGTCGTGCTCTTCGCCATCGGGCAGTTGCCGTTATACTTCGATATTCTCTGGGCTGCCTATGTCAAAGTGCCGCTGCGCAGCTACAACATCTTCCATCACTAG